A single region of the Branchiostoma lanceolatum isolate klBraLanc5 chromosome 1, klBraLanc5.hap2, whole genome shotgun sequence genome encodes:
- the LOC136433168 gene encoding leucine-rich repeat flightless-interacting protein 2-like isoform X1 translates to MASKSQMLRQAKSLELPENENLGLSSYVLGRRQHQQSTERLQKEKEDLEEERWEEKKMLEKKIKRLEGQVDRYKQDLNEVQSKNDDLIAENRKLDRELRYANDRVSELQMEMDKVKAHVTSLEATNRTLKTLAKKAGTMPWSVM, encoded by the exons ATGGCGAGCAAGTCGCAGATGCTACGACAGGCTAAAAGTCTCGAGCTTCCAGAAA ATGAAAATCTCGGCTTGTCGTCCTACGTCCTGGGGAGGCGGCAACATCAACAGTCCACGGAGAGGTTacagaaggagaaggaggatCTGGAGGAGGAGAGGTGGGAGGAGAAGAAGATGCTGGAGAAGAAG ATCAAGCGTCTGGAGGGACAGGTGGACCGTTACAAACAGGACTTGAACGAGGTGCAGAGTAAAAATGACGACTTGATAGCAGAGAACAGAAAACTCGACAGAGAG TTGCGGTACGCCAACGATCGTGTGTCTGAGCTCCAAATGGAGATGGACAAGGTAAAGGCTCACGTGACGTCACTGGAGGCGACCAACCGCACCCTTAAGACGCTTGCCAAGAA GGCCGGTACCATGCCTTGGAGCGTGATGTAA
- the LOC136433168 gene encoding leucine-rich repeat flightless-interacting protein 2-like isoform X2, whose translation MASKSQMLRQAKSLELPENENLGLSSYVLGRRQHQQSTERLQKEKEDLEEERWEEKKMLEKKIKRLEGQVDRYKQDLNEVQSKNDDLIAENRKLDRELRYANDRVSELQMEMDKVKAHVTSLEATNRTLKTLAKK comes from the exons ATGGCGAGCAAGTCGCAGATGCTACGACAGGCTAAAAGTCTCGAGCTTCCAGAAA ATGAAAATCTCGGCTTGTCGTCCTACGTCCTGGGGAGGCGGCAACATCAACAGTCCACGGAGAGGTTacagaaggagaaggaggatCTGGAGGAGGAGAGGTGGGAGGAGAAGAAGATGCTGGAGAAGAAG ATCAAGCGTCTGGAGGGACAGGTGGACCGTTACAAACAGGACTTGAACGAGGTGCAGAGTAAAAATGACGACTTGATAGCAGAGAACAGAAAACTCGACAGAGAG TTGCGGTACGCCAACGATCGTGTGTCTGAGCTCCAAATGGAGATGGACAAGGTAAAGGCTCACGTGACGTCACTGGAGGCGACCAACCGCACCCTTAAGACGCTTGCCAAGAAGTAA